The following coding sequences lie in one Candidatus Cloacimonadaceae bacterium genomic window:
- a CDS encoding SHOCT domain-containing protein, which yields MSKHQVEFVIPLSLEDSSAACREAIAATGWRVMEQTETRFVCKEISPQSTSLTNPSKVEILLMRKSSNETNVVLNGSILGFGPFQSGHLKGQVGNIQNKIELFVKKTSPSSGDPSSISLADELEKLHNLKTQGILSEDDYQQAKSQILKKRV from the coding sequence ATGTCCAAACATCAAGTTGAATTTGTAATACCCTTATCTCTTGAAGACAGTTCCGCGGCATGTCGGGAAGCGATTGCGGCGACTGGTTGGAGAGTTATGGAGCAAACGGAGACACGATTTGTTTGCAAAGAGATATCACCACAATCTACGTCTTTAACAAACCCCTCTAAGGTTGAAATATTACTTATGCGCAAGTCGTCCAATGAAACTAATGTGGTTCTTAATGGAAGCATATTGGGTTTTGGGCCTTTCCAATCCGGACATTTAAAGGGGCAAGTTGGGAATATTCAAAACAAGATAGAACTCTTTGTAAAAAAAACGTCTCCATCTAGTGGAGATCCGTCGTCAATATCTTTGGCAGATGAACTGGAAAAACTTCATAATCTCAAAACCCAGGGGATCCTATCTGAGGATGATTATCAACAAGCAAAATCACAGATATTGAAAAAAAGAGTTTAA
- a CDS encoding tetratricopeptide repeat protein, whose protein sequence is MVKVIIILIAVIGLCVGCRNTPEKTDYYGVNLEKLKTLAHRGDTEAQYVLGSYYYTGTEVDKSYDEAIKWYRVAAEKGHLKAQYELGQMYDYGQVVDQDLQEAVKWFRLAAEQGNASAQFSLGLKYYNGEGVAQDYQEAAKWYGRSAEQGNDLAQFNLGVMYAFGEGVTKNYPEAYKWYRLAAQQGVVAAQYNLGVVYATGRGVAQNYEEAAKWYRLAAEQDYAKAQNNLACMYHEGDGVPQNDELAYFWALLACARAESDIYESASENRDRYAKTLARYQIIKVQKDAQGWMKKNGFE, encoded by the coding sequence ATGGTCAAAGTAATCATCATTCTGATTGCGGTCATCGGGCTGTGTGTGGGCTGTCGGAATACACCCGAAAAGACTGACTATTATGGTGTAAATCTGGAAAAACTAAAGACCCTGGCGCATAGAGGCGATACGGAAGCTCAATATGTACTTGGATCGTACTATTATACTGGCACTGAAGTAGATAAGAGTTACGATGAGGCAATCAAGTGGTATCGTGTTGCTGCTGAAAAAGGACATTTGAAAGCACAGTATGAACTGGGACAGATGTATGACTATGGCCAAGTTGTTGATCAGGATTTACAGGAAGCGGTGAAATGGTTTAGGCTCGCTGCGGAGCAAGGGAACGCATCTGCGCAGTTCAGTTTGGGATTGAAATATTACAATGGAGAAGGCGTAGCTCAGGATTACCAGGAAGCGGCGAAATGGTATGGTCGATCTGCCGAGCAAGGAAATGATCTTGCGCAGTTCAATTTGGGTGTCATGTATGCATTTGGAGAAGGCGTAACTAAGAATTACCCAGAAGCGTATAAATGGTATCGTCTTGCAGCGCAGCAAGGGGTTGTTGCCGCACAGTACAATTTGGGAGTGGTCTATGCTACTGGTCGAGGTGTTGCTCAAAATTATGAAGAAGCAGCGAAGTGGTATCGTCTTGCTGCTGAGCAGGATTATGCAAAAGCGCAGAACAATCTGGCATGTATGTATCATGAAGGAGACGGGGTTCCACAAAACGATGAGCTAGCGTATTTCTGGGCATTACTTGCTTGTGCAAGGGCGGAGAGTGATATTTACGAATCAGCAAGTGAAAACCGAGACCGTTACGCAAAAACTCTAGCCAGATATCAGATAATCAAAGTACAAAAAGACGCTCAAGGCTGGATGAAGAAAAATGGCTTTGAGTGA